A region of the Stutzerimonas stutzeri genome:
TAGAATGCGCGCCATCTTCGGAGCGTAGCGCAGCTTGGTAGCGCGTCTCGTTCGGGACGAGAAGGTCGCTGGTTCGAATCCAGTCGCTCCGACCATATCCCGCAGTTCAGCCTGATGTTTAGCTGAACTAAAAAAACCGGCCTTTAACCGGTTTTTTTTGTGCGCGCGATTAATGCGCTATTGCGTTGTAAGCGTCTAGCTAACTCACCTTGCGTATCTGTATCACAGGCTGCACGGGTAGCTGTATCACACGCTGAACGCTTACCGTGTATCACATCGTGAACGCCCAAAAAATCAGTGCGAGACTATTACGGGTAGGCTGTTTGGGGTGATACACCGCTGTGGTTACATGCCTGCTTCAGGCTGTATCCACTGATGCGGCAGCAGTTGACTGATTTCGCTTGCCCGCTGCGTTGGTAGCCGCATGAGCACGTCCTTCAGGTAGGCGTACGGATCGTGACCGTTGAGGCGTGCTGACTGGATCAGACTCATGATCGCAGCCGCCCGTTTGCCGCTGCGTAGTGAACCGGCAAACAGCCAGTTCGAGCGCCCCAATGCCCAAGGCCGAATCTGGTTCTCGACCTGGTTATTGTCGATGGGCACAGCACCATCCTCGACATAGCGAGTCAGTGCCTGCCAGCGTTTAAGGCTGTAATCCAAGGCTTTCGCCGTGGCCGATCCGTTGGGCACAAGATCACGCTGGGCCAGTATCCAGTCATGCAGTGTATCGAGGATCGGTGAAGCCTTTTCCTGTCGTATTCGCCAGCGTTCTTCATCGCTCATGTCCCGTGCTTGCCGTTCGATTTCGTACAGGCTGCCCATCGCGTGCAGTGCTTGTTCGGCCAACTGGCTTTTGTTTGCAGCGTGCAGATCGAAGAACTTGCGGCGGGCGTGGGCCATGCAGCCGATTTCGGTAATGCCTTGCTCGAAGCTGGCCTTGTAGCCAGCGAAGTCGTCGCAGACCAGCTTGCCATTCCACTGACCAAGAAAATTGCGCGCATGCTCGCCGGCACGGCTGGGACTGAAGTCATACACCACGGCCTTCAGATCGGCGAAGGGTGTGGTGCTGTAGGCCCAGACGTAAGCCCGATGGGTTTTCTTCTCGCCTGGGGTGAGCATTTGCACCGGGGTTTCGTCAGCGTGGATCACGCGTTGGCCCAGCACGGCTTCGCGCAGGGCATCGACTAGCGGCTGGAGCTGCACGCCGGTTTGTCCGACCCACTGCGCCAGTGTCGAGCGAGCGATGGCCAGGCCGGCACGGCCAAAGATTTTCTCTTGCCGATATAGCGGCAAGTGGTCGGCGAATTTGGCCACCATCACGTGAGCCAGAAGGCCGGCGGTGGGGATGCCCTTGTCGATCACCTGGGCTGGTACCGGCGCCTGGATCAATGTTTCGCACTGGCGGCAGGCCCACTTGCCACGCACATGCTGTTCGACGGTGAACACGCCAGGCGTGTAATCCAGCTTTTCGCTGATGTCTTCGCCGATGCGTTGCAGCGGGCAGCCGCAGGCGCATTGAGTGTTCTGCGGCTCGTGACGGATCACAGTACGCGGAAACTGGGCTGGCAGCGGCGCGCGCTTGGGCTGTTGGCGGGGTTCAGCCGGAGCCGCCGGAGGATTGAGGGTTTTCAGTTCCGCCTCGATGGCGGCGATGTCCGTGTCGAGCAAATCATCCAGCAGGCTGCCCTGTTCAGGGCTTAGTTGCTCGCTACGCTTGGCGAACTTGTGGCGCTTGAACCAGGCGATTTCGTGGGTGAGCTGCTCGATGATGGTTTGATCACGGTGGATCTTTTTGCCCATCGAATCGACCTGCGTGAGCAACTGCGCGGCCAGTGCGCGCAGTTGCTCAGGTGTTAGTTGGTCGAGATTGGGCAAGGAAGTCATGCCGCTGATTGTGCCAGAGCAGGCGATCCGCGCAGATAAAGCGATAGGCTAATGGCCGGTGCTACAGCACTGTGATCGCGCCGCCCGCACCGACCCGCTGCCAGGGCAGCCCCAGTACCAACGCCTGAAGTTGCTCGGTGTCGAGTTCAACTTCCGAGCCGTGGCGGATGCCTGGCCAGTGAAACTTGCCTTGGTTCAATCGCCGCGCGGCCAGCCAGATCCCTACACCGTCATGCACCAACACTTTCATGCGGTTGGCGCGGCGGTTGGCGAACAGGTAAGCACAGTGCGGCTTCGCCGCACCGAACACCGCCACTACGCGAGCCAACGCGGTTTCAGTGCCCGCGCGCATATCCATGGGTTCGGTGGCGAGCCAGATACTATCGATACGGATCACTGGGCGAGCCCCCGGACAAAGCGGGCGCATCCTTCAGGATCGGAAGCTGGCCATTTCACTGTGATCGATTGCTCGCCCAGCGGTAGCTCGATAATCACAGCTGGTTCAACTGGTCGTTTTGGCGTAACTCTCGCAGGAACGAACGCCGGCAACGCCGCTGGCAGTTGATCTCGATAAAGCGGTAGCCACTTGCGAATGACGTTGGCATTGATGCCGTGGCGGATGGCAACGCTGGAAACGGTCGCACCGGGTTGCAGGCACTCCTGAACAACCTGGGCCTTGAACGGTTTGGGGTAAGAGCTTCGTTGGCGCATGGAAATCCCGGCGATAAGGGCTATCGCGTCCGCTTAAAAATACGCGGACACCATCGTCCTTAATGCTGGAGTTCGGAAGGTGAGTTGGCCGGACGGATACATTGCGTTGCACACTGTAAGAAGCTGACCACTTGACCAGCCTCAAAGGGCCAGTCCAGTTCCGCGCCGGTGTCCACGCGACGGAGCACAGGGATACGTAAACCGTAAACCTCGACCCACTCCACGTTCTCCGCAATATCAATCAGCTCAACCATCAGGCCATACTCGACTAGAGGCATCAGCACCTCTTCCGCCTGTTCGCAAAGATGGCAGCCCAAGGTCCCGAAAAGTTGGCATTCCGGCAACGACATTTGATGCTCTCGAATTTTGGTCAAGAAGATTCTAGCAAGGCCTTCGCAACACGCCATTGATTGCGACCACCGCTTTCCCAGATAACCGCCAAAAAATGTGAATCCGCCCCCACTCATTAGGCTATTGTGCGAACGCCATTCGACTCCGCCCCAGCAAAACGCTAGGATGCTGCGACCCGCGGCAGCGCAGATTGCCCGGCCACACCCTTTAGTCTTTAACCGCCAAGCTTAGCAACGTATTAACTGAACGTAGCTGATGCCGAATAATTGGCCGGCTGCGACCGTCTAGCACGTTGACTTGCGGGACTTGGCGACTAAAGTCTAAAGGTTGAAAAACCTCTGTAATGTTTTATTGCATGGCGCCGTAAAGAGCGACTTCAGAGCATCATCCAACGAGGAGAAATAAGAAATGCTCAAGACCCCCATCGCCCGGGGCGTGGCCCTCGCCACTCTGGGAGCAACACTGGCTATCCCAACCATGGCCCAAGCCGCCTTCATCGAAGATACCAAGGCAAGCCTGGAGCTGCGTAACTTCTACTACAACCGTGATTACCGTCAGGACAGAACATCTGCTACAAACCCTGCACAATCAAAGCAGGATGAGTGGGCTCAAGGCTTTCTGCTACGCGTTGAGTCGGGTTACACCGAGGGCACGGTAGGCTTTGGTGTAGATGCTCTGGGCCTGCTGGGTGTCAAGCTTGACTCCAGCCCCGACCGCACTGGCACCGGCCTGCTACCCGCAGGTGACTCTGGTCGCGCTCCAGATGACTACTCACAACTGGGACTGACCGCTAAGGCTAAGGCCTCCAAAAGCGTTCTCAAAGTCGGCACACTGCAACTGAAGAACCCTGCTATTGCTACTAGCGACAGCCGCCTGCTGCCGTCAGTTATGCGTGGCGCCCAACTGGTCTCAAACGAAATTGACGGCTTGACGCTTGATCTAGGTTACGTCGATCAGATCAACAACCGCGCTTCGACGAACTATGAAGATATGGTCGTCAACACCGCCGGTAAAGGCATCACTGTGAACGGAGTTAGCGTCGCCAACTCTGGAGTACAGTCCGACGAGTTCGTATATTTAGGCGGCACTTATAAGGTCACTAAAGACCTTAGCGCTTCCTACTATTACAGCAATCTTGAAGATTTCTATAAGCAGCATGCGCTGAACCTTGTTCATGTACTGCCGATTGCTGAAGGCCAGTCCCTGAAGACCGACCTACGTTATTCCCGCTCCAAGGACGACGGTAACACCAACGTCGACAACAAGGCCTTCGGCGCGATGGTCACCTACTCTCTGAGCGGGCACAGCTTCGGCCTGGGCTACCAGAAGATGTCCGGCGACACTGGCTTTGCCTATGTCGGTGGCAACATCGATCCGTACCTAGTTAACTTCGTACAGATCGGTGATTTCGCTCAAGCAGATGAGAAATCCTGGCAAGCACGCTATGACTTCAACTTCGCTGCGGTCGGGATTCCTGGCCTGACCTTTATGACCCGCTACATCACCGGCGACAACTTCGAACGTGCCGGTGTATCTGAGGGCAAAGAGTGGGAGCGCGACACAGATATTGGCTATACCTTCCAAGACGGCGCGCTGAAGAATCTGAACGTCAAGTTGCGTAACGCTACCTTCCGTAGCAACGGTGCGGGTAACGACATGGACGAAAACCGTCTGATCGTTAGCTACACCATCCCGCTGATGTAATAGCGGCTACCGCAGTTAGTGCATTAGACAAGAAAACCCGCTTCGGCGGGTTTTCTTTTGTCATGACGGATTTGAACGTCACAGTCGCTAGAGCAGCCCATACGAACTACAACCTTTTACGCGCTTCACTCCGCGCCAACGAAACGGGGAACCTTGCGACAAAGCCACGCTCGAAACTTTAGGCAACGGACCTTTCGTCCCTGCGAGATTCAAGAAGGAGCTGCGAATGTCTACCGAGTCCACTTTTGGCACCAGCGATAACACCCCTATCCCAGAGGGGCCTGCTGGCAGCACCCGCCCGCTGATTGACACCTCTGCACATCGCCGCAATCTCCAGGCAGCGCAGAACGCGCTCATTGAGGAGTTTCATACCCTCATCGGTGATACCGAGCGACTGCTCAAGCACACGCAGGAAACTGCGGGTGGCCAAACTGAAGAACTGCGCGGCAAGATTAACGCCAACATTGCCAAGGCCCGCGAGATGCTCAAAGAACGGGAGAGCTCGATGCGCGATCAGGGCCAAGCTGCCATTCAGTGCACAGAAGAATACGTGCATACCCACCCTTGGCAGTCGATTGGCATCGCTGCCGGCGTCGGTTTTCTGCTTGGCCTGATTTCACGTCGCTGATGGGAGAGCCACCAATGGAAGCGAAGCCCGGCGCCGAGGCCCCCAAGCCATCGCTGAAGAAGCTGGGCGGCGCATTCGTCGGTCTGCTACAAGGCCACCTTGAGCTGGTTGGCATTGAGGTCCAAGAAGAGAAAGCACGTACTTTTCGACTGTTTCTCCTCGCAGGTATCAGCCTCATTTTAGGGCTATTGATTCTGGTTGGACTTTCGGCAGCGATCGTCATTGCCTTCTGGGAAACTCATCGGATGACTGCGATCCTTGGGCTATGCGCCGCTTATGCAGTGGTGATGATCATTTGCGTAAGCCGCGCAGTTTCGCTGGCTAAGCAATGCAC
Encoded here:
- the tnpC gene encoding IS66 family transposase gives rise to the protein MTSLPNLDQLTPEQLRALAAQLLTQVDSMGKKIHRDQTIIEQLTHEIAWFKRHKFAKRSEQLSPEQGSLLDDLLDTDIAAIEAELKTLNPPAAPAEPRQQPKRAPLPAQFPRTVIRHEPQNTQCACGCPLQRIGEDISEKLDYTPGVFTVEQHVRGKWACRQCETLIQAPVPAQVIDKGIPTAGLLAHVMVAKFADHLPLYRQEKIFGRAGLAIARSTLAQWVGQTGVQLQPLVDALREAVLGQRVIHADETPVQMLTPGEKKTHRAYVWAYSTTPFADLKAVVYDFSPSRAGEHARNFLGQWNGKLVCDDFAGYKASFEQGITEIGCMAHARRKFFDLHAANKSQLAEQALHAMGSLYEIERQARDMSDEERWRIRQEKASPILDTLHDWILAQRDLVPNGSATAKALDYSLKRWQALTRYVEDGAVPIDNNQVENQIRPWALGRSNWLFAGSLRSGKRAAAIMSLIQSARLNGHDPYAYLKDVLMRLPTQRASEISQLLPHQWIQPEAGM
- the tnpB gene encoding IS66 family insertion sequence element accessory protein TnpB (TnpB, as the term is used for proteins encoded by IS66 family insertion elements, is considered an accessory protein, since TnpC, encoded by a neighboring gene, is a DDE family transposase.); amino-acid sequence: MIRIDSIWLATEPMDMRAGTETALARVVAVFGAAKPHCAYLFANRRANRMKVLVHDGVGIWLAARRLNQGKFHWPGIRHGSEVELDTEQLQALVLGLPWQRVGAGGAITVL
- the tnpA gene encoding IS66-like element accessory protein TnpA; this translates as MRQRSSYPKPFKAQVVQECLQPGATVSSVAIRHGINANVIRKWLPLYRDQLPAALPAFVPARVTPKRPVEPAVIIELPLGEQSITVKWPASDPEGCARFVRGLAQ
- a CDS encoding glutaredoxin family protein; the encoded protein is MSLPECQLFGTLGCHLCEQAEEVLMPLVEYGLMVELIDIAENVEWVEVYGLRIPVLRRVDTGAELDWPFEAGQVVSFLQCATQCIRPANSPSELQH
- a CDS encoding OprD family porin, with the protein product MLKTPIARGVALATLGATLAIPTMAQAAFIEDTKASLELRNFYYNRDYRQDRTSATNPAQSKQDEWAQGFLLRVESGYTEGTVGFGVDALGLLGVKLDSSPDRTGTGLLPAGDSGRAPDDYSQLGLTAKAKASKSVLKVGTLQLKNPAIATSDSRLLPSVMRGAQLVSNEIDGLTLDLGYVDQINNRASTNYEDMVVNTAGKGITVNGVSVANSGVQSDEFVYLGGTYKVTKDLSASYYYSNLEDFYKQHALNLVHVLPIAEGQSLKTDLRYSRSKDDGNTNVDNKAFGAMVTYSLSGHSFGLGYQKMSGDTGFAYVGGNIDPYLVNFVQIGDFAQADEKSWQARYDFNFAAVGIPGLTFMTRYITGDNFERAGVSEGKEWERDTDIGYTFQDGALKNLNVKLRNATFRSNGAGNDMDENRLIVSYTIPLM
- a CDS encoding DUF883 family protein — its product is MSTESTFGTSDNTPIPEGPAGSTRPLIDTSAHRRNLQAAQNALIEEFHTLIGDTERLLKHTQETAGGQTEELRGKINANIAKAREMLKERESSMRDQGQAAIQCTEEYVHTHPWQSIGIAAGVGFLLGLISRR
- a CDS encoding phage holin family protein, producing MEAKPGAEAPKPSLKKLGGAFVGLLQGHLELVGIEVQEEKARTFRLFLLAGISLILGLLILVGLSAAIVIAFWETHRMTAILGLCAAYAVVMIICVSRAVSLAKQCTAPFQATLEELERNRERLLP